The DNA sequence TTGATGTCAAACAGCCCGACTTGAACTGGGAAAACAGTGAGGTGCGCCAGGCGATTTATGAGATGGTCAACTGGTGGCTGGATAAAGGTATCGACGGCTTTCGTATCGACGCGATCTCCCACATTAAGAAAAAGCCGGGTCTTCCCGATTTGCCAAACCCGAAGGGGCTGAAGTATGTACCGTCGTTTGCCGGGCATATGAACCAGCCTGGCATTATGGAATATTTAAGAGAGTTGAAAGAGCGAACGTTTGCGCGATATGACATTATGACGGTCGGCGAGGCGAACGGAGTAACGGTTGATGAGGCCGAACAATGGGTCGGGGAAGAAAACGGCGTGTTCAATATGATTTTTCAGTTTGAGCATCTAGGGCTATGGGAAAGGAGTGCGGATGGTTCCATCGATGTCCGCCGCCTAAAGCGGACGTTGACGAAATGGCAAAAAGGGCTTGAAAACCGCGGGTGGAATGCGTTGTTTTTGGAAAACCACGATTTGCCCCGCTCCGTTTCGACGTGGGGCAATGACCGCGACTATTGGGCGGAAAGCGCCAAGGCGCTCGGCGCGCTCTACTTTTTCATGCAAGGGACGCCGTTCATTTATCAGGGGCAAGAGATCGGGATGACGAACGTGCGGTTCGATGACATCCGTGATTATCGTGATGTGTCCGCTCTTCGCCTGTATGAACTCGAACGGGCGAAGGGGCGGACCCATGAGGAAGTGATGAAGATCATTTGGCAAACCGGGCGCGACAACTCGCGCACCCCGATGCAATGGTCTGATGCCCCAAACGCTGGATTCACGACAGGTACGCCATGGATCAAGGTGAACGAAAACTATCGTACGATCAATGTCGAGGCCGAGCGGCGCGACCCGAACTCGGTATGGTCGTTTTATCGACAAATGATTCAGCTTCGGAAAGCGAATGAGCTGTTTGTTTACGGAACGTACGATCTGCTTTTGGAAAACCACCCATCCATTTACGCGTACACAAGAACGCTCGGACGTGATCGCGCGCTTGTAGTCGTCAACTTGTCGGACCGCCCGTCACTTTACCGCTATGACGGCTTCCGCCTTCAGTCAAGCGATTTGGCGCTCTC is a window from the Geobacillus stearothermophilus ATCC 12980 genome containing:
- a CDS encoding glycoside hydrolase family 13 protein produces the protein MKKTWWKEGVAYQIYPRSFMDANGDGIGDLRGIIEKLDYLVELGVDIVWICPIYRSPNADNGYDISDYYAIMDEFGTMDDFDELLAQAHRRGLKVILDLVINHTSDEHPWFIESRSSRDNPKRDWYIWRDGKDGREPNNWESIFGGSAWQYDERTGQYYLHIFDVKQPDLNWENSEVRQAIYEMVNWWLDKGIDGFRIDAISHIKKKPGLPDLPNPKGLKYVPSFAGHMNQPGIMEYLRELKERTFARYDIMTVGEANGVTVDEAEQWVGEENGVFNMIFQFEHLGLWERSADGSIDVRRLKRTLTKWQKGLENRGWNALFLENHDLPRSVSTWGNDRDYWAESAKALGALYFFMQGTPFIYQGQEIGMTNVRFDDIRDYRDVSALRLYELERAKGRTHEEVMKIIWQTGRDNSRTPMQWSDAPNAGFTTGTPWIKVNENYRTINVEAERRDPNSVWSFYRQMIQLRKANELFVYGTYDLLLENHPSIYAYTRTLGRDRALVVVNLSDRPSLYRYDGFRLQSSDLALSNYPVRPHKNATRFKLKPYEARVYIWKE